A genomic region of Dactylococcopsis salina PCC 8305 contains the following coding sequences:
- a CDS encoding glycosyltransferase translates to MKILMISAILPSPYTPHSIPTRTFNLMKNLSKLHQITLVAQHYQMAKDTHIEALREWIEDLVIFPQNQEPTRRGIVSRAKRLGQLLKAGTPQSVLSYYSPEMQQWIDEKVREKAFDVITCEHSINETYVRSEWQNQVRTVINIHGSIYGTCQKYLDRSTAVKKSIREQLNLPLLRRYEQNYCSKFSPLQAMAVGVPLVANDRALEGLKVDGATVNLAAMRSNRLEEYIYAIGRLFKDKQLREKLSQNARNLVEKNHNWQRITEQYEKILTANVNHRETTRSLS, encoded by the coding sequence TACACGCCACATTCGATTCCCACACGAACATTTAATTTGATGAAAAATCTCAGCAAACTTCATCAAATTACCCTCGTTGCCCAACATTATCAAATGGCAAAAGATACCCATATTGAAGCGTTACGGGAATGGATAGAAGATTTGGTTATTTTTCCTCAAAATCAAGAACCTACTCGCCGAGGAATTGTTAGTCGAGCGAAAAGATTAGGACAACTCTTAAAAGCGGGAACACCACAAAGCGTTTTATCCTATTATTCCCCAGAAATGCAGCAATGGATTGATGAAAAGGTTAGGGAAAAAGCCTTTGATGTTATTACCTGTGAACACAGTATCAATGAAACTTATGTTCGTTCCGAATGGCAAAATCAAGTGAGAACAGTTATTAATATTCATGGTTCAATTTACGGCACTTGTCAGAAGTATCTCGATCGCTCAACTGCTGTTAAAAAGAGCATTCGGGAACAATTAAACTTACCATTGCTCCGACGTTATGAACAAAATTATTGTTCTAAATTTTCTCCCTTACAAGCGATGGCTGTTGGTGTGCCTTTAGTTGCCAATGATCGGGCGTTAGAAGGCTTAAAAGTGGATGGAGCAACGGTTAATCTAGCGGCGATGCGATCGAATCGTTTAGAGGAATATATTTACGCCATCGGGCGTTTATTTAAAGACAAACAATTGCGAGAAAAACTCTCTCAAAATGCTCGTAATTTAGTCGAGAAAAATCATAATTGGCAACGCATTACAGAACAATATGAAAAAATCCTCACCGCTAATGTTAATCATCGAGAAACCACCCGATCGCTCAGTTGA